Proteins from a single region of Apium graveolens cultivar Ventura chromosome 7, ASM990537v1, whole genome shotgun sequence:
- the LOC141670480 gene encoding kinesin-like protein KIN-14E isoform X2 yields MSQSMRSGRSSFGSSNGFETPSRSSVILNKDGYDSDGSNFAPPTPTTLSRALPEEFSSAIPIIDKFQVDGFLKAMQKQIQSSGKRSFFSKRSVGPQVREKFTFEDMLCFQREPIPTSLLKMNSDLVSRAVKLFQIILKYTGVDSSDRVSPTSLDESVELVGKLYKQALKRSELRDELFAQISKQTRNNPDRPYVIKAWELMYLCASCMPPSKDFGGFLSEYAHNVAHGATTDSEVQALALETLNALKHSIKAGPRHTIPGREEIEALMTRKKLTTIVFFLDETFEEIVYDMTTTVVDAVEELAGIIKLSAYSSFSLFECRKVVTASKSPDSGNEEYIGLDDNKYIGDLLAEFKASKDRSKGEILHCKLTFKKKLFRESDEVVADPMFVQLCYVQLQHDYIWGNYPVGRDDAAQLSALQILVEIGVVVSPESCTDWTSLLERFLPRQIALTRARKEWETDVLSRYGSMENLTKDDARQQFLRILRTLPYGNSVFFSVRKIDDPIGLLPGRIILGINKRGVHFFRPVPKEYLHSAELRDIMQFGSSNTAVFFKMRVAGVLHIFQFETKQGEEICVALQTHINDVMLRRYSKARSAANAPINGDISNNAKPPIVNPNEKHIEELSKALEESERNAKQMREALREKQEQEEIMQNELNGLKYMLNSERENLVAITCNRDELRSLYDEKNLAFQDAILENKSLEATVAKLSKPELENSTKKELVDATNQVLQKIQDELRTRSLELHAAEEAKKRLVNEKLLLEEKFSIVEKKKTDEIQGLEKNYAEQRKALKLQLADLEKELDVVKQKLIKAESNIATKDKELLALQINLNELEELREMKEDIDRKNEQTAAILKMQGAQLAELEALYKEEQVLRKRYFNTIEDMKGKIRVYCRLRPLSDKEASEKERNVLKSVDEFTVEHRWRDETKQHCYDRVFDGNASQVDVFEDTKYLVQSAVDGYNVCIFAYGQTGSGKTFTIYGSDNNPGLTPMATSELFRILKRNHNKYSFSLKVYMVELYQDTLIDLLLPKKAKVLKLDVKKDSKGMVSVENATVVPVSSYDELKVIIERGSEQRHTTGTLMNEQSSRSHLILSIIIESTNLQTQSVARGKLSFVDLAGSERVKKSGSTGSNLKEAQSINKSLSALGDVISALSSTSQHIPYRNHKLTMLMSDSIGGNAKTLMFVNISPAESNLDETYNSLTYASRVRSIVNDPSKNVASKEVARLRRLVAHWKEQAGKRDGDEDLEDIQDERPKKERIDGRHSM; encoded by the exons ATGTCTCAAAGTATGAGATCCGGCAGGTCGTCATTTGGTTCAAGTAATGGATTTGAAACTCCTTCTCGAAGCTCTGTTATTTTAAATAAGGATGGTTATGACAGTGATGGCTCCAATTTTGCACCACC CACACCAACAACTTTGTCAAGAGCTTTGCCAGAAGAATTCTCTAGTGCTATACCGATAATTGATAAATTTCAG GTAGATGGATTTTTGAAGGCAATGCAGAAACAGATTCAGTCCTCAGGAAAGCGGAGCTTTTTTTCGAAAAGATCTGTGGGCCCACAAGTTCGAGAAAAATTTACATTTGAGGACATGTTGTGTTTTCAAAGG GAGCCTATTCCTACTTCACTACTGAAGATGAACAGTGACCTAGTAAGTCGTGCAGTTAAGCTGTTTCAGATTATTCTCAAGTACACGGGGGTCGATTCCTCCGATCGAGTGAGTCCAACAAGCCTGGATGAATCTGTAGAGCTTGTTGGGAAACTGTATAAACAGGCTTTAAAACGTTCGGAGCTTCGGGATGAGCTTTTTGCACAAATCTCAAAGCAAACTAGGAATAATCCTGACAG GCCTTATGTGATTAAAGCATGGGAGTTGATGTATTTGTGTGCATCTTGCATGCCCCCTAGCAAGGATTTTGGCGGATTTTTATCAGAATATGCTCATAATGTGGCACATGGTGCCACTACAGACTCAGAAGTACAAGCCCTTGCATTAGAAACTCTGAATGCTTTGAAGCATTCTATAAAGGCTGGACCAAGGCACACAATACCTGGACGCGAGGAAATTGAAGCCCTTATGACTAGAAAAAAGCTTACAACAATAGTGTTTTTCTTGGATGAAACGTTTGAAGAAATTGTGTATGATATGACTACTACTGTAGTTGATGCTGTTGAG GAGCTTGCAGGGATAATTAAGCTGTCAGCATACTCTAGCTTTAGTCTTTTTGAATGCCGGAAAGTGGTTACTGCCTCCAAATCTCCCGATTCTGGAAATG AGGAGTATATTGGTTTAGATGATAATAAGTACATAGGAGATCTTCTTGCTGAGTTTAAGGCATCAAAAGATCGGAGTAAAGGAGAAATTTTGCACTGCAAATTGACATTCAAAAAAAAACTATTCCGGGAATCTGATGAAGTTGTGGCAGACCCAATGTTTGTGCAGCTATGTTATGTCCAG CTGCAACATGATTATATATGGGGCAACTATCCTGTTGGAAGGGATGACGCTGCACAGCTGTCTGCATTGCAGATTTTGGTCGAAATTGGAGTTGTTGTCAGCCCTGAATCGTGCAC TGACTGGACATCACTCCTGGAACGATTTTTGCCGAGGCAGATTGCTCTCACTCGAGCAAGGAAAGAATGGGAAACTGATGTTCTCTCACGTTATGGTTCTATG GAAAATCTTACAAAGGACGATGCAAGACAACAATTTTTACGCATTTTAAGAACATTACCGTACGGAAATTCAGTTTTCTTTAGTGTTCGGAAGATTGATGATCCCATTGGACTTCTTCCTGGAAGAATTATTTTAGGAATAAATAAGCGTGGG GTTCACTTTTTCCGTCCAGTGCCGAAAGAGTATTTACATTCTGCTGAACTACGAGATATAATGCAATTTGGGAGCAGCAATACCGCTGTATTTTTTAAAATGAGAGTTGCTGGTGTTTTGCATATATTTCAATTTGAAACAAAACAG GGAGAGGAGATATGTGTTGCCCTTCAAACACATATAAACGATGTGATGCTACGTCGCTACTCTAAAGCACGGTCTGCTGCCAATGCCCCAATCAATGGCGATATCTCCAATAATGCAAAACCTCCAATTGTGAATCCTAATGAGAAGCACATTGAAGAATTGTCCAAAGCACTGGAAGAATCTGAAAGGAATGCTAAACAA aTGCGGGAGGCTCTACGAGAGAAACAAGAACAGGAGGAGATTATGCAAAATGAACTGAACGGTTTAAAGTATATGTTAAATTCGGAGAGGGAGAATTTAGTGGCTATTACTTGCAACCGTGATGAACTCAGATCCTTATATGACGAAAAAAACTTGGCGTTTCAG GATGCTATATTGGAGAACAAGAGCTTGGAAGCCACAGTTGCAAAGCTAAGTAAACCAGAGTTGGAGAATAGCACTAAGAAGGAGTTGGTGGATGCAACCAATCAG GTATTACAAAAGATCCAAGATGAGTTAAGGACTCGTAGTTTGGAGTTGCATGCAGCTGAGGAAGCCAAGAAAAGACTGGTGAATGAGAAATTACTTCTAGAAGAGAAATTTTCAATTGTTGAGAAGAAGAAAACTGATGAG ATACAAGGTCTGGAAAAGAATTATGCAGAACAACGCAAGGCTTTGAAGTTACAGCTTGCTGATCTAGAGAAGGAGTTAGACGTTGTTAAACAGAAATTGATCAAGGCAGAGTCGAACATTGCAACCAAAGATAAAGAGTTGTTAGCATTGCAAATCAATCTAAATGAGTTAGAGGAATTACGAGAAATGAAGGAG GATATTGATCGAAAGAATGAGCAAACAGCTGCAATTTTGAAAATGCAAGGTGCCCAACTGGCCGAGCTAGAAGCACTATACAAAGAAGAACAAGTTTTAAGAAAGAGATATTTTAACACAATAGAAG ATATGAAGGGAAAGATTAGAGTTTATTGCCGGCTACGACCTCTTAGTGATAAAGAAGCTTCTGAGAAGGAAAGAAATGTACTTAAGAGTGTGGATGAGTTTACTGTCGAACATAGATGGAGAGATGAGACAAAACAACATTGTTACGATCGCGTCTTTGATGGAAATGCTTCTCAAGTAGATGTTTTTGAGGATACCAAG TATTTGGTGCAATCTGCTGTAGATGGATATAATGTTTGCATATTTGCATATGGCCAAACAGGTTCAGGGAAGACATTTACTATTTATGGATCAGATAACAACCCCGGACTTACTCCCATGGCTACTTCTGAACTCTTTAGAATCTTAAAGCGAAATCATAACAAATACTCATTCTCCTTAAAG GTGTACATGGTAGAGTTGTATCAAGATACACTAATAGATCTTTTACTACCGAAGAAAGCAAAGGTTTTGAAATTAGATGTTAAAAAAGATTCAAAG GGAATGGTTTCAGTAGAGAATGCGACTGTTGTACCAGTTTCTTCGTATGATGAACTCAAAGTTATCATTGAGAGAGGATCAGAACAACGCCACACAACAGGAACATTGATGAATGAACAGAGTTCACGATCTCATCTGATTCTCTCCATTATCATTGAGAGTACAAACCTTCAAACTCAATCTGTTGCAAGGGGAAAG CTAAGTTTTGTAGACCTGGCTGGTTCAGAAAGAGTGAAAAAATCAGGCTCCACCGGTAGTAACCTGAAGGAAGCTCAAAGCATCAATAAATCACTTTCAGCACTTGGCGATGTTATAAGTGCTTTATCATCTACCAGTCAACACATCCCTTACAGAAATCACAAGCTTACAATGCTGATGAGCGATTCAATTGGAGGCAACGCAAAGACACTTATGTTTGTTAACATATCTCCAGCTGAATCCAATTTGGATGAGACGTACAATTCTCTCAC GTATGCATCTAGAGTTCGGTCTATTGTAAATGATCCTAGTAAAAATGTTGCATCAAAAGAGGTGGCACGCCTGAGAAGATTGGTTGCACATTGGAAGGAGCAAGCAGGTAAAAGAGATGGCGATGAAGATTTGGAAGACATTCAAGATGAAAGGCCAAAAAAGGAAAGAATTGATGGTCGACATTCCATGTAA
- the LOC141670480 gene encoding kinesin-like protein KIN-14E isoform X3, whose amino-acid sequence MRSGRSSFGSSNGFETPSRSSVILNKDGYDSDGSNFAPPTPTTLSRALPEEFSSAIPIIDKFQVDGFLKAMQKQIQSSGKRSFFSKRSVGPQVREKFTFEDMLCFQREPIPTSLLKMNSDLVSRAVKLFQIILKYTGVDSSDRVSPTSLDESVELVGKLYKQALKRSELRDELFAQISKQTRNNPDRPYVIKAWELMYLCASCMPPSKDFGGFLSEYAHNVAHGATTDSEVQALALETLNALKHSIKAGPRHTIPGREEIEALMTRKKLTTIVFFLDETFEEIVYDMTTTVVDAVEELAGIIKLSAYSSFSLFECRKVVTASKSPDSGNEEYIGLDDNKYIGDLLAEFKASKDRSKGEILHCKLTFKKKLFRESDEVVADPMFVQLCYVQLQHDYIWGNYPVGRDDAAQLSALQILVEIGVVVSPESCTDWTSLLERFLPRQIALTRARKEWETDVLSRYGSMENLTKDDARQQFLRILRTLPYGNSVFFSVRKIDDPIGLLPGRIILGINKRGVHFFRPVPKEYLHSAELRDIMQFGSSNTAVFFKMRVAGVLHIFQFETKQGEEICVALQTHINDVMLRRYSKARSAANAPINGDISNNAKPPIVNPNEKHIEELSKALEESERNAKQMREALREKQEQEEIMQNELNGLKYMLNSERENLVAITCNRDELRSLYDEKNLAFQDAILENKSLEATVAKLSKPELENSTKKELVDATNQVLQKIQDELRTRSLELHAAEEAKKRLVNEKLLLEEKFSIVEKKKTDEIQGLEKNYAEQRKALKLQLADLEKELDVVKQKLIKAESNIATKDKELLALQINLNELEELREMKEDIDRKNEQTAAILKMQGAQLAELEALYKEEQVLRKRYFNTIEDMKGKIRVYCRLRPLSDKEASEKERNVLKSVDEFTVEHRWRDETKQHCYDRVFDGNASQVDVFEDTKYLVQSAVDGYNVCIFAYGQTGSGKTFTIYGSDNNPGLTPMATSELFRILKRNHNKYSFSLKVYMVELYQDTLIDLLLPKKAKVLKLDVKKDSKGMVSVENATVVPVSSYDELKVIIERGSEQRHTTGTLMNEQSSRSHLILSIIIESTNLQTQSVARGKLSFVDLAGSERVKKSGSTGSNLKEAQSINKSLSALGDVISALSSTSQHIPYRNHKLTMLMSDSIGGNAKTLMFVNISPAESNLDETYNSLTYASRVRSIVNDPSKNVASKEVARLRRLVAHWKEQAGKRDGDEDLEDIQDERPKKERIDGRHSM is encoded by the exons ATGAGATCCGGCAGGTCGTCATTTGGTTCAAGTAATGGATTTGAAACTCCTTCTCGAAGCTCTGTTATTTTAAATAAGGATGGTTATGACAGTGATGGCTCCAATTTTGCACCACC CACACCAACAACTTTGTCAAGAGCTTTGCCAGAAGAATTCTCTAGTGCTATACCGATAATTGATAAATTTCAG GTAGATGGATTTTTGAAGGCAATGCAGAAACAGATTCAGTCCTCAGGAAAGCGGAGCTTTTTTTCGAAAAGATCTGTGGGCCCACAAGTTCGAGAAAAATTTACATTTGAGGACATGTTGTGTTTTCAAAGG GAGCCTATTCCTACTTCACTACTGAAGATGAACAGTGACCTAGTAAGTCGTGCAGTTAAGCTGTTTCAGATTATTCTCAAGTACACGGGGGTCGATTCCTCCGATCGAGTGAGTCCAACAAGCCTGGATGAATCTGTAGAGCTTGTTGGGAAACTGTATAAACAGGCTTTAAAACGTTCGGAGCTTCGGGATGAGCTTTTTGCACAAATCTCAAAGCAAACTAGGAATAATCCTGACAG GCCTTATGTGATTAAAGCATGGGAGTTGATGTATTTGTGTGCATCTTGCATGCCCCCTAGCAAGGATTTTGGCGGATTTTTATCAGAATATGCTCATAATGTGGCACATGGTGCCACTACAGACTCAGAAGTACAAGCCCTTGCATTAGAAACTCTGAATGCTTTGAAGCATTCTATAAAGGCTGGACCAAGGCACACAATACCTGGACGCGAGGAAATTGAAGCCCTTATGACTAGAAAAAAGCTTACAACAATAGTGTTTTTCTTGGATGAAACGTTTGAAGAAATTGTGTATGATATGACTACTACTGTAGTTGATGCTGTTGAG GAGCTTGCAGGGATAATTAAGCTGTCAGCATACTCTAGCTTTAGTCTTTTTGAATGCCGGAAAGTGGTTACTGCCTCCAAATCTCCCGATTCTGGAAATG AGGAGTATATTGGTTTAGATGATAATAAGTACATAGGAGATCTTCTTGCTGAGTTTAAGGCATCAAAAGATCGGAGTAAAGGAGAAATTTTGCACTGCAAATTGACATTCAAAAAAAAACTATTCCGGGAATCTGATGAAGTTGTGGCAGACCCAATGTTTGTGCAGCTATGTTATGTCCAG CTGCAACATGATTATATATGGGGCAACTATCCTGTTGGAAGGGATGACGCTGCACAGCTGTCTGCATTGCAGATTTTGGTCGAAATTGGAGTTGTTGTCAGCCCTGAATCGTGCAC TGACTGGACATCACTCCTGGAACGATTTTTGCCGAGGCAGATTGCTCTCACTCGAGCAAGGAAAGAATGGGAAACTGATGTTCTCTCACGTTATGGTTCTATG GAAAATCTTACAAAGGACGATGCAAGACAACAATTTTTACGCATTTTAAGAACATTACCGTACGGAAATTCAGTTTTCTTTAGTGTTCGGAAGATTGATGATCCCATTGGACTTCTTCCTGGAAGAATTATTTTAGGAATAAATAAGCGTGGG GTTCACTTTTTCCGTCCAGTGCCGAAAGAGTATTTACATTCTGCTGAACTACGAGATATAATGCAATTTGGGAGCAGCAATACCGCTGTATTTTTTAAAATGAGAGTTGCTGGTGTTTTGCATATATTTCAATTTGAAACAAAACAG GGAGAGGAGATATGTGTTGCCCTTCAAACACATATAAACGATGTGATGCTACGTCGCTACTCTAAAGCACGGTCTGCTGCCAATGCCCCAATCAATGGCGATATCTCCAATAATGCAAAACCTCCAATTGTGAATCCTAATGAGAAGCACATTGAAGAATTGTCCAAAGCACTGGAAGAATCTGAAAGGAATGCTAAACAA aTGCGGGAGGCTCTACGAGAGAAACAAGAACAGGAGGAGATTATGCAAAATGAACTGAACGGTTTAAAGTATATGTTAAATTCGGAGAGGGAGAATTTAGTGGCTATTACTTGCAACCGTGATGAACTCAGATCCTTATATGACGAAAAAAACTTGGCGTTTCAG GATGCTATATTGGAGAACAAGAGCTTGGAAGCCACAGTTGCAAAGCTAAGTAAACCAGAGTTGGAGAATAGCACTAAGAAGGAGTTGGTGGATGCAACCAATCAG GTATTACAAAAGATCCAAGATGAGTTAAGGACTCGTAGTTTGGAGTTGCATGCAGCTGAGGAAGCCAAGAAAAGACTGGTGAATGAGAAATTACTTCTAGAAGAGAAATTTTCAATTGTTGAGAAGAAGAAAACTGATGAG ATACAAGGTCTGGAAAAGAATTATGCAGAACAACGCAAGGCTTTGAAGTTACAGCTTGCTGATCTAGAGAAGGAGTTAGACGTTGTTAAACAGAAATTGATCAAGGCAGAGTCGAACATTGCAACCAAAGATAAAGAGTTGTTAGCATTGCAAATCAATCTAAATGAGTTAGAGGAATTACGAGAAATGAAGGAG GATATTGATCGAAAGAATGAGCAAACAGCTGCAATTTTGAAAATGCAAGGTGCCCAACTGGCCGAGCTAGAAGCACTATACAAAGAAGAACAAGTTTTAAGAAAGAGATATTTTAACACAATAGAAG ATATGAAGGGAAAGATTAGAGTTTATTGCCGGCTACGACCTCTTAGTGATAAAGAAGCTTCTGAGAAGGAAAGAAATGTACTTAAGAGTGTGGATGAGTTTACTGTCGAACATAGATGGAGAGATGAGACAAAACAACATTGTTACGATCGCGTCTTTGATGGAAATGCTTCTCAAGTAGATGTTTTTGAGGATACCAAG TATTTGGTGCAATCTGCTGTAGATGGATATAATGTTTGCATATTTGCATATGGCCAAACAGGTTCAGGGAAGACATTTACTATTTATGGATCAGATAACAACCCCGGACTTACTCCCATGGCTACTTCTGAACTCTTTAGAATCTTAAAGCGAAATCATAACAAATACTCATTCTCCTTAAAG GTGTACATGGTAGAGTTGTATCAAGATACACTAATAGATCTTTTACTACCGAAGAAAGCAAAGGTTTTGAAATTAGATGTTAAAAAAGATTCAAAG GGAATGGTTTCAGTAGAGAATGCGACTGTTGTACCAGTTTCTTCGTATGATGAACTCAAAGTTATCATTGAGAGAGGATCAGAACAACGCCACACAACAGGAACATTGATGAATGAACAGAGTTCACGATCTCATCTGATTCTCTCCATTATCATTGAGAGTACAAACCTTCAAACTCAATCTGTTGCAAGGGGAAAG CTAAGTTTTGTAGACCTGGCTGGTTCAGAAAGAGTGAAAAAATCAGGCTCCACCGGTAGTAACCTGAAGGAAGCTCAAAGCATCAATAAATCACTTTCAGCACTTGGCGATGTTATAAGTGCTTTATCATCTACCAGTCAACACATCCCTTACAGAAATCACAAGCTTACAATGCTGATGAGCGATTCAATTGGAGGCAACGCAAAGACACTTATGTTTGTTAACATATCTCCAGCTGAATCCAATTTGGATGAGACGTACAATTCTCTCAC GTATGCATCTAGAGTTCGGTCTATTGTAAATGATCCTAGTAAAAATGTTGCATCAAAAGAGGTGGCACGCCTGAGAAGATTGGTTGCACATTGGAAGGAGCAAGCAGGTAAAAGAGATGGCGATGAAGATTTGGAAGACATTCAAGATGAAAGGCCAAAAAAGGAAAGAATTGATGGTCGACATTCCATGTAA